Proteins encoded in a region of the Thermocaproicibacter melissae genome:
- a CDS encoding thioredoxin domain-containing protein, with product MADNEKTNRLAKEKSPYLLQHAHNPVDWYPWGEEAFRKAKAEDKPIFLSIGYSTCHWCHVMAHESFESLEVAEILNRDYVCIKVDREERPDVDAVYMSVCMAFHGSGGWPLTVLMTPEQKPFWVGTYLPKTSQYGQMGLLELLKSVAQLWKTDKQKLLESGENAVRMLEQLETEKRPASELTKEVFQRAFRWFRKAYDPDWGGFGAAPKFPTPFNLLFLLRYSSAERDEDALKMVRHTLDQMYRGGIYDHIGGGFSRYSTDEKWLIPHFEKTLYDNALLAQVYLKAYQKTDSPLYRRIAENVLRYVLRELTDEQSGFYCGQDADSEGEEGKYYVFTPDEVAAVLGKAEAEEFCRWFGITETGNFEGRSVPNLIENSRYEERNPQIAADCKILADYRLKRTVLHKDDKVLTAWNALMISALADAYILLDEPVYLKAAQNAQQFISESLFNHQTCRLYHLWRKGEAGIDTQLDDYAFYAFALLKLYQATLRVSYLRKAIICSKQMVDLFFDKENGGFYLYAKDAESLIGRPKETDDGALPSGNSVALAVLLWLFRLTGETEWNTLFQKQVRFYSGYLSDFPTASCAALCTLMEEFYPSQELICVTSGEEVPPELLTFLHRHQEQLPFTTVKTKANQKALAELAPYTESYPIPAQGTAYYLCKEGKCSAPVTDLQTLQRLIFES from the coding sequence ATGGCAGACAACGAAAAAACCAATCGATTAGCGAAAGAGAAGTCTCCGTATTTGTTACAGCATGCCCATAATCCCGTCGACTGGTACCCGTGGGGCGAAGAGGCTTTCCGTAAGGCAAAAGCGGAGGACAAGCCGATTTTTCTCTCCATCGGTTACAGCACTTGTCACTGGTGCCATGTGATGGCGCATGAATCCTTTGAATCCTTAGAGGTAGCGGAAATTCTGAATCGGGATTATGTCTGCATTAAGGTGGACCGGGAGGAGCGCCCCGATGTGGATGCCGTGTATATGTCTGTGTGCATGGCTTTCCACGGCAGCGGGGGATGGCCGCTGACGGTTCTCATGACGCCGGAGCAAAAGCCGTTTTGGGTCGGAACCTATTTGCCGAAAACCTCGCAATATGGCCAAATGGGACTGCTGGAGCTTCTGAAGTCGGTCGCACAGCTTTGGAAGACCGATAAACAAAAACTGCTGGAATCCGGTGAAAACGCAGTCCGTATGCTTGAGCAGCTGGAAACGGAAAAACGCCCTGCCTCTGAACTTACTAAGGAAGTATTTCAGCGTGCTTTCCGGTGGTTTCGGAAGGCTTACGATCCGGATTGGGGAGGGTTCGGTGCTGCTCCCAAATTCCCGACTCCGTTCAACCTGCTGTTTCTGCTGCGCTACTCCTCAGCCGAGCGTGATGAGGATGCGCTCAAAATGGTTCGGCATACGTTAGACCAAATGTATCGGGGTGGCATCTATGACCATATCGGCGGAGGATTTTCGCGCTACTCGACCGATGAAAAGTGGCTGATTCCCCATTTTGAGAAGACGCTTTACGATAATGCGCTGCTTGCACAAGTTTATTTGAAAGCATACCAAAAGACCGATAGCCCCCTTTACCGGCGCATTGCCGAAAACGTACTGCGCTATGTTCTACGCGAGCTGACCGATGAACAGTCCGGATTTTACTGCGGGCAGGATGCGGATAGCGAGGGCGAAGAAGGTAAATATTATGTTTTTACGCCGGATGAAGTCGCCGCGGTGCTTGGAAAAGCGGAAGCAGAAGAATTCTGCCGATGGTTTGGCATTACCGAAACCGGCAATTTCGAGGGCAGAAGCGTACCAAATTTAATCGAAAATTCGAGATATGAGGAAAGAAATCCGCAAATCGCGGCCGACTGCAAAATCCTTGCGGATTACCGCTTAAAGCGCACCGTGCTTCATAAAGATGATAAAGTCCTAACCGCATGGAACGCTCTCATGATATCCGCTCTTGCAGATGCCTATATTCTGCTCGATGAACCCGTTTACCTCAAAGCGGCGCAAAACGCGCAGCAATTCATTTCGGAGTCTTTATTCAATCACCAGACCTGCCGGCTGTACCACCTCTGGCGCAAGGGCGAAGCCGGCATTGACACGCAGCTGGATGATTATGCGTTTTATGCGTTTGCCCTGCTGAAACTCTACCAGGCTACGCTCCGAGTGTCGTATCTAAGAAAAGCAATTATCTGCTCCAAACAGATGGTTGACTTGTTTTTTGATAAGGAAAACGGAGGGTTCTATTTGTATGCAAAAGACGCCGAATCTTTAATCGGCCGCCCGAAAGAAACAGACGACGGGGCGTTACCTTCCGGCAATTCCGTTGCTCTTGCCGTACTTCTGTGGCTTTTTCGGCTTACGGGGGAGACAGAGTGGAATACCCTCTTCCAAAAGCAAGTCAGGTTCTATTCCGGCTATCTTTCCGACTTTCCAACGGCAAGCTGTGCTGCTTTATGCACCTTGATGGAGGAATTTTATCCGTCTCAGGAACTCATTTGCGTAACTTCCGGCGAGGAAGTACCTCCGGAATTGCTTACTTTTTTGCACCGCCATCAGGAACAGCTTCCGTTCACCACGGTCAAGACAAAAGCAAATCAAAAAGCATTAGCGGAACTGGCACCTTACACCGAAAGCTATCCGATTCCGGCCCAAGGGACGGCTTATTATCTCTGCAAAGAAGGAAAATGTTCGGCACCGGTCACCGATTTGCAGACTTTACAGCGGCTGATTTTCGAGTCATAA
- a CDS encoding alpha/beta hydrolase family protein: protein MSYQQLNPITQLNFQANRVLTYGSLACNAQEVQEAVRDVRTLEEWDRAWSAIAQKAERKKRWLHAAYYYRMVEFFLKAENPRKEQIYEKCLACFYRGFDDELHLRYQRHDIPFEGGTLHAIHIPAEKEKGTVLVCGGYDSFIEEFVLQIRDLADRGYSVVLFEGPGQGWCLREKMYFRHDFEKPASAVLDYFGIKRCAMVGISWGGYFVLRCAAFEKRIVAAAAYDVMDNGLEVMTNVFPKPICCLIRWALRHRKEKLVNGLTARIRKRSILADWALSQGMTITGTETVFAFYEALSRHTLSGIEDRITQDILLLAGEKDHYIPVNQYYRLKESLHHAKSLTCRLFTEAEGGEQHCQIGNHMLAVNTILDWLDRVYGEHFTQS from the coding sequence ATGAGCTATCAGCAGCTAAATCCCATCACGCAGCTGAATTTTCAGGCAAACCGTGTGCTGACCTACGGCAGCCTTGCCTGCAATGCGCAGGAGGTGCAGGAAGCGGTGCGGGATGTTCGGACGCTGGAAGAATGGGACCGTGCTTGGAGCGCGATTGCCCAAAAAGCGGAACGGAAAAAGCGCTGGCTTCACGCCGCGTATTACTACCGGATGGTGGAATTTTTCCTGAAGGCCGAGAATCCGCGGAAAGAGCAAATCTACGAAAAATGCCTTGCGTGTTTTTACCGCGGGTTTGATGACGAGCTGCATCTCCGCTATCAACGGCATGATATTCCGTTTGAAGGCGGCACGCTGCATGCGATTCATATACCTGCCGAGAAGGAAAAAGGAACCGTACTGGTCTGCGGAGGATATGATTCTTTTATTGAGGAGTTCGTACTGCAGATTCGCGATTTGGCGGACCGCGGATATTCCGTCGTTTTATTTGAAGGGCCGGGCCAGGGCTGGTGCCTGCGGGAAAAGATGTATTTCCGGCACGACTTTGAAAAGCCAGCATCCGCTGTGCTGGACTATTTTGGCATTAAGCGATGTGCCATGGTCGGCATCTCTTGGGGCGGTTATTTTGTCCTGCGCTGCGCGGCCTTTGAAAAACGAATTGTGGCCGCGGCTGCTTATGATGTGATGGATAACGGCCTTGAGGTCATGACGAATGTTTTCCCGAAGCCGATTTGCTGTCTGATTCGATGGGCGCTGCGGCACAGAAAGGAAAAACTGGTGAACGGACTGACCGCCCGCATCCGCAAGAGAAGCATTCTGGCGGACTGGGCTCTTTCCCAAGGGATGACGATTACGGGAACCGAAACGGTCTTTGCGTTTTATGAGGCACTTTCCCGCCATACGCTCTCCGGAATTGAGGACCGCATCACGCAGGATATTCTGCTGCTCGCCGGAGAAAAAGACCATTATATCCCCGTAAATCAGTACTATCGCCTCAAAGAAAGCCTGCATCATGCGAAAAGCCTCACCTGCCGGCTGTTCACAGAAGCGGAGGGCGGCGAACAACATTGCCAGATTGGAAATCACATGTTGGCGGTTAATACCATTTTGGATTGGCTGGACCGAGTTTACGGAGAACACTTCACTCAGTCCTGA
- a CDS encoding MarR family transcriptional regulator, giving the protein MAAPNQKQLDLLCDRFLQTVHQFGELEKQVHTFEDGQKLHLSETHTIVAIGSHDGINMVTLSKLQGVSRSAVTQMVGRLVKKGFVKKEVSPRTENEVVLSLTEKGKQVCRWHENQHQWLREQLAKRFAQYSGSFASQLASLMDEMQSIWNSVPKDLR; this is encoded by the coding sequence ATGGCTGCTCCGAATCAAAAACAGTTGGACCTTCTCTGCGACCGCTTTTTGCAAACAGTCCATCAGTTCGGCGAACTGGAAAAGCAGGTTCACACCTTCGAGGACGGCCAAAAACTCCACCTATCAGAAACGCATACAATTGTGGCAATCGGCAGCCACGACGGGATTAATATGGTCACACTTTCTAAGCTGCAGGGCGTTTCCCGAAGCGCGGTTACCCAAATGGTCGGCCGACTGGTGAAAAAAGGGTTTGTAAAAAAAGAGGTATCGCCGAGAACCGAAAACGAAGTCGTTCTTTCCCTCACGGAAAAGGGAAAACAGGTTTGCCGGTGGCATGAGAACCAGCACCAGTGGCTCCGCGAACAGCTGGCAAAGCGTTTCGCACAATATTCCGGTTCGTTCGCCTCGCAGCTCGCTTCTCTGATGGATGAGATGCAGTCCATCTGGAATTCCGTTCCCAAGGATCTAAGATGA
- a CDS encoding AraC family transcriptional regulator, producing MSLENLPCCKYNNIVRIRYFISKHRLKISKYFLLGDIMTDSSDNITIRSDRSQIVEYNNPLFECFAQTNYFAANKPYHITEHWHEDFELFYILDGELGYCVNRKSIILHAGEGILVNSKRIHSNHSVPGKPCAFYCSIIHPSLLCSSKYIEQTYLAPLLGANSFDYLLLNRNDWTHVIIDEMERLFEDSDNKTIELDILESSFRIWKNIYKHVETPPTTAGPASFEIGTFKSMILFIQHHYMEKISLGDIAAAGNVGKTLCAKLFKKYASKTPGEYLIYYRIQKSIELLTKTNLSITEISYATGFSSASHYTKTFRERMGCTPLKFRKDNANDKLNFSLIPQRERLS from the coding sequence ATGTCGCTTGAAAATCTCCCTTGTTGCAAATATAATAATATCGTTCGGATTAGATATTTTATATCGAAACATCGCCTAAAAATATCAAAATATTTTTTATTGGGTGATATTATGACAGATTCGAGTGATAATATTACAATCCGCAGCGACCGGTCTCAAATTGTAGAATACAACAATCCGCTTTTTGAGTGCTTCGCTCAAACAAATTATTTTGCCGCGAATAAGCCTTATCACATAACGGAACACTGGCATGAAGATTTTGAATTATTTTATATTCTTGACGGAGAATTGGGATATTGCGTCAATAGAAAAAGCATCATCCTTCATGCGGGAGAAGGGATTTTGGTAAATTCAAAACGAATCCACTCCAATCACTCGGTGCCGGGGAAACCTTGTGCTTTCTATTGCAGCATCATCCACCCTTCTCTTTTATGCAGCTCCAAATACATAGAACAGACTTACCTAGCTCCTTTGCTGGGCGCAAATTCCTTTGATTATTTGCTTTTAAACCGGAACGATTGGACGCACGTCATCATCGACGAAATGGAAAGATTGTTTGAGGACTCGGATAACAAGACCATCGAGCTAGACATTTTAGAATCTTCCTTCCGAATCTGGAAAAACATTTATAAGCATGTAGAAACCCCACCTACAACAGCCGGGCCTGCCTCCTTTGAAATCGGCACGTTCAAATCCATGATTCTGTTTATTCAGCATCACTATATGGAAAAGATCTCTCTGGGAGATATCGCTGCCGCGGGAAATGTGGGAAAAACGCTTTGCGCAAAGCTGTTCAAAAAATATGCCTCGAAAACTCCCGGGGAATATTTAATCTACTACCGCATTCAAAAGAGTATCGAACTGCTGACAAAGACAAATTTGAGCATCACGGAAATCAGCTATGCCACCGGTTTTTCAAGCGCGAGCCATTACACAAAAACATTCCGTGAAAGGATGGGATGCACTCCGTTGAAATTCCGAAAAGACAACGCAAACGACAAATTAAATTTTTCTCTCATTCCTCAAAGAGAAAGACTCAGTTGA
- a CDS encoding MATE family efflux transporter — MRIQTYRKYFGDMQFYKKAFMIGIPVMLQALLQSLISLINSFMVSGLGDVKMSGVNISGQVLYIFIILQNAICTSGGIFLTQFSGAKDKEGMRQAFAFKLITSFSLSIVYFLVTMVFTRKVLGLMVIGNKQANFILDYAEEYMFLMGFVGVQMIISYIFATCYREIGKVKVPLIISVSAAVINAFLCWVLIYGNLGMPRLEVKGAAYAAIIANTIEMLLFVGYTVKDKPDFVDMSVLKRIDWKLFGEILRKGSMIILSQLMFVASETIASAVYNSRGGADVVSGIAASFAISNLLSSSYTGITTAAGVIIGKSLGSNQLDRARQEKVWMLSAAVVFGLFLCLGCFGASALVPIVFVSLSQNAQNICKGMVMLIAVLIPLWTYINVQLAILRAGGDTQVCMWVDGGTAAVMIPMLFLMAAFTNWSPIIMYLAAKSLDIGKIMVANYALKKERWVVNLSTQ; from the coding sequence ATGAGAATCCAAACGTACCGAAAATATTTCGGAGATATGCAATTTTACAAAAAAGCCTTTATGATTGGAATTCCTGTCATGCTCCAAGCTCTCCTGCAAAGCCTGATTTCGCTGATTAACAGCTTTATGGTGTCGGGGCTGGGAGACGTCAAGATGTCCGGTGTAAATATTTCCGGACAAGTCTTATATATCTTTATCATTTTGCAAAATGCGATTTGCACGTCGGGAGGAATTTTTCTTACACAGTTTTCAGGGGCGAAGGATAAGGAAGGGATGCGGCAGGCCTTTGCATTTAAGCTGATAACCTCTTTCTCCTTGTCCATTGTTTATTTTCTTGTGACGATGGTTTTTACAAGAAAAGTTCTGGGACTCATGGTTATAGGGAACAAACAAGCGAATTTTATCCTAGACTATGCAGAAGAATACATGTTTTTAATGGGATTTGTCGGAGTGCAAATGATTATTTCCTATATTTTCGCAACTTGTTACCGGGAGATAGGGAAGGTAAAAGTTCCTCTGATAATCTCGGTGTCTGCTGCAGTCATCAATGCTTTCTTATGTTGGGTACTGATTTACGGGAATTTGGGTATGCCGAGACTGGAAGTAAAGGGCGCAGCGTATGCCGCCATTATTGCGAATACCATAGAAATGCTTTTATTTGTCGGTTATACCGTGAAAGATAAACCGGACTTTGTTGACATGTCTGTTCTCAAGCGGATTGATTGGAAACTGTTTGGAGAAATCCTCCGAAAAGGTTCCATGATTATCCTCTCGCAGCTAATGTTTGTTGCGTCGGAAACCATTGCGTCGGCGGTTTATAATAGCAGAGGCGGGGCCGATGTTGTTTCCGGCATAGCAGCAAGCTTTGCCATTTCAAACTTGTTGTCCTCATCCTATACTGGCATTACCACAGCGGCGGGTGTCATCATAGGAAAATCCCTCGGCAGCAATCAACTAGACCGCGCCAGACAGGAAAAAGTATGGATGCTGTCTGCAGCAGTGGTATTTGGGTTGTTTTTGTGCTTAGGCTGTTTTGGCGCTTCGGCACTTGTACCGATTGTATTTGTCAGTCTGAGTCAGAATGCGCAGAATATCTGCAAAGGCATGGTGATGCTGATTGCAGTGCTGATACCGTTATGGACTTATATCAATGTCCAACTGGCTATTTTGCGTGCGGGCGGTGATACACAGGTCTGCATGTGGGTAGACGGCGGAACAGCCGCAGTGATGATTCCGATGCTGTTCCTTATGGCCGCCTTTACGAATTGGAGCCCGATTATCATGTATCTGGCAGCAAAATCCTTGGATATTGGCAAAATTATGGTGGCCAATTACGCATTGAAAAAAGAGAGATGGGTAGTGAATCTTTCTACGCAATAA
- a CDS encoding nucleotide sugar dehydrogenase, translating into MDIKSELLGKIKDKSAVVGIVGLGYVGLPLAVEFANAGYKTIGFDVQTKKVNAVNAGHNYIGDIVDDTLKKMVESGKLSATSDFSFIKDVDAVAICVPTPLDKYQQPDISYVKGSTESVAKYVHPGMVIILESTTYPGTTEELLKPILESSGLKCGKDFYLAFSPERVDPGNKQYKTKNTPKVVGGVGKDSTEVAAALYRSVLAGGVFEVSSPAVAEMEKLLENTYRNINIGLANEMAIICHRMGINVWEVIEAAKTKPYGFQAFYPGPGLGGHCIPLDPFYLTWKAREFNYHTRLIETSGEINTGMPEYVVQRVMSVLNKKKKALNGSKVLVLGVAYKADIDDYRESPALNVIDLFKQQGAQTTYYDPYIPEYRYKGETCVGAKELTDEMLKEADIVVICTAHSCFDYNRIQKLSQAVFDTRNAMKDVKDRSNIELL; encoded by the coding sequence ATGGATATCAAATCGGAACTTCTGGGAAAAATTAAAGATAAGTCTGCGGTAGTCGGAATCGTCGGTCTCGGCTATGTGGGTCTGCCGCTTGCGGTAGAGTTTGCAAATGCCGGCTACAAGACCATCGGTTTCGATGTGCAGACCAAAAAGGTGAATGCCGTAAATGCCGGCCATAACTACATCGGCGATATCGTCGACGATACGCTCAAGAAAATGGTGGAAAGCGGAAAACTTTCCGCGACCTCAGATTTCTCATTCATCAAGGATGTGGATGCCGTTGCCATTTGCGTGCCGACTCCGCTCGACAAGTATCAGCAGCCGGATATCAGCTATGTAAAGGGCTCCACGGAATCTGTGGCGAAGTACGTTCATCCCGGCATGGTTATCATTTTGGAATCCACCACTTACCCGGGAACCACGGAAGAACTGCTGAAACCGATTCTGGAATCAAGCGGCCTGAAATGCGGGAAAGACTTCTATCTCGCCTTTTCACCGGAGCGTGTGGACCCCGGCAACAAGCAATACAAGACAAAGAACACCCCGAAGGTTGTCGGTGGCGTCGGAAAGGATTCCACGGAGGTTGCGGCGGCTCTCTACCGCAGTGTTCTGGCCGGCGGTGTGTTTGAAGTTTCTTCTCCCGCCGTTGCGGAAATGGAAAAGCTGCTGGAAAATACTTACCGCAACATCAACATCGGCCTTGCAAACGAAATGGCCATCATCTGCCACCGCATGGGAATCAATGTCTGGGAGGTCATCGAGGCCGCCAAGACGAAGCCGTACGGCTTCCAAGCCTTCTATCCGGGGCCGGGCCTCGGCGGACACTGCATTCCGCTTGACCCGTTCTACCTGACTTGGAAAGCCAGAGAGTTTAATTACCACACACGCCTGATTGAAACCTCCGGCGAAATCAACACCGGAATGCCCGAGTATGTGGTGCAGCGTGTCATGTCGGTTCTGAATAAAAAGAAGAAGGCCCTGAACGGCTCCAAGGTGCTTGTTCTCGGCGTCGCTTATAAGGCGGACATTGACGATTACCGGGAAAGCCCGGCTCTGAACGTCATTGACCTGTTCAAGCAACAGGGCGCACAAACGACCTATTACGATCCGTATATTCCGGAGTACCGCTACAAGGGCGAAACTTGTGTCGGCGCGAAAGAACTGACAGACGAGATGCTGAAAGAAGCGGATATCGTTGTCATCTGCACCGCACATTCCTGCTTCGATTACAACAGGATTCAGAAGCTTTCGCAGGCAGTGTTCGATACCCGCAATGCCATGAAGGACGTCAAGGACCGTTCCAACATCGAGCTTTTATAA
- a CDS encoding DegT/DnrJ/EryC1/StrS family aminotransferase, translating into MGKIEFNDLGAQYRHLKKEIDAQIAAVLSEAHFISGPQVEQLEHELCEYTGRKYCVATSSGTAALLLPLMAKGIGKGDAVFVPAFTFFASAEVVSLTGATPVFCDSEEDIFNLDPASLEEQIEKVKREGKLRPKAVIAVDLFGHPADFPRIEEICRKNGLFLLEDAAQGFGGAIGERKACSFGDCSGTSFFPAKALGCYGDGGAVFTDDEETYRLLTSLRVHGKGTMKYDNVRIGLNARLDTLQAAILLPKLHAFDEENEHRRRAAKRYNEKLKDRFVVPQEREGFTSSYGYYTLRAKDSAERAKAMDALKAAGIPCMIYYPKPLHLQKVYEPLGYRRGDLPVAEKLADTVFSLPMHGYISDDVIDEICSILNKI; encoded by the coding sequence ATGGGCAAAATTGAATTTAATGACCTCGGCGCCCAGTACCGCCACCTGAAGAAGGAAATTGATGCGCAGATTGCTGCGGTACTTTCGGAAGCGCATTTTATTTCAGGTCCTCAGGTGGAGCAGCTGGAACATGAGCTTTGCGAGTATACAGGCAGAAAATACTGCGTGGCGACAAGCAGCGGAACCGCTGCATTGCTGCTGCCCCTCATGGCAAAAGGCATCGGCAAGGGGGACGCAGTTTTTGTGCCGGCGTTTACCTTTTTCGCGAGTGCCGAGGTGGTCAGCCTTACGGGCGCTACACCGGTTTTCTGCGATTCCGAGGAGGATATTTTCAATCTGGACCCCGCTTCTCTGGAGGAGCAGATTGAAAAAGTTAAGCGCGAAGGGAAACTTAGGCCAAAAGCGGTCATTGCGGTTGACCTGTTCGGCCATCCGGCAGATTTTCCCCGTATTGAGGAGATTTGCCGCAAGAACGGCCTGTTTCTGTTGGAAGATGCCGCACAGGGCTTCGGCGGTGCCATCGGCGAACGAAAAGCCTGTTCGTTCGGAGATTGCTCCGGGACGAGCTTCTTCCCGGCCAAAGCGCTCGGCTGCTACGGCGACGGTGGCGCGGTGTTCACGGACGATGAGGAAACTTACCGCTTGCTGACGTCGCTGCGGGTCCATGGCAAAGGCACTATGAAATACGACAACGTCCGCATTGGCTTGAACGCACGGCTGGATACTCTGCAGGCTGCGATTCTTCTGCCGAAGTTGCACGCGTTTGATGAAGAGAATGAACACCGCAGACGCGCGGCAAAACGATACAACGAAAAGCTCAAAGACCGCTTTGTCGTTCCTCAGGAGCGGGAAGGGTTTACCTCCAGCTACGGCTACTACACGCTTAGGGCAAAAGACTCCGCGGAACGGGCAAAAGCTATGGATGCTTTGAAAGCAGCGGGAATTCCCTGCATGATTTACTACCCGAAACCGCTTCATCTTCAGAAGGTCTATGAGCCGCTCGGCTACCGTAGGGGCGATCTTCCGGTCGCGGAGAAATTGGCGGATACCGTGTTTAGTCTGCCTATGCACGGCTATATTTCGGATGACGTTATTGATGAAATCTGCTCTATTTTGAATAAGATTTAA
- a CDS encoding oligosaccharide flippase family protein, whose translation MDKYVNRLKTLLQKGLFHIMGTNILNYLISFVTNILIVRFLSKTNYGIFSYAYNQYSLFLLFSGMGLISGVLQFGSEKRPDEEKESYFRFGLTAGLIFNLLISTFIFLYGRFVNISIPESAPYICELMLLPLFDYVFNYIAILLRIRKKNKEYARLMNINTILYFLFACSGAYFYGITGTILGRYFAFSLSIIIGIRFCKYDFQKMRGVQKLYSSQKRGILKYSIIACLSNSISSLLYLIDIALIGLYIKDSVTVAVYKVATTIPNAMVFIPSSIMVFIYPYFAEQNQNFDWIKQKYYSMLKALLLVNAFISLLLVIFAPYIISILWGQEYLDAVIPFRILSFSYFISASFRIPCGNILAMLRKVKVNLVVSIISGICNILLDMVLIPYMGPNGAAVATLSVVAISSVIAFPYLLYYINSNISDSRKV comes from the coding sequence ATGGATAAATACGTTAATCGCTTGAAAACTCTGCTACAAAAAGGCCTTTTCCACATCATGGGAACCAACATTCTTAATTATCTGATTTCTTTTGTGACAAACATTCTTATTGTTCGGTTCCTCAGTAAAACCAATTACGGAATATTTAGCTATGCTTATAACCAGTATTCTCTTTTCCTGCTTTTTTCAGGGATGGGCCTAATTAGCGGAGTTCTGCAGTTCGGCTCCGAAAAGAGGCCGGATGAAGAGAAGGAATCCTACTTCAGGTTTGGGTTGACTGCCGGACTCATTTTTAACCTCCTGATTTCAACCTTTATTTTTTTGTATGGCAGGTTCGTAAATATATCTATCCCGGAATCGGCACCGTATATCTGCGAGCTGATGCTGCTTCCCTTGTTCGACTATGTGTTTAATTACATTGCGATTCTTTTGAGAATCCGCAAAAAGAACAAGGAATACGCAAGACTGATGAATATCAATACCATTTTGTACTTCCTTTTTGCCTGCTCTGGTGCTTATTTTTACGGAATTACCGGCACAATTCTGGGGAGGTATTTTGCATTTTCGCTGTCAATTATCATTGGAATCCGTTTCTGCAAGTATGATTTCCAGAAGATGCGCGGTGTGCAAAAACTTTATTCAAGTCAAAAAAGGGGCATCTTAAAGTATTCTATTATCGCATGTCTGAGTAACTCCATTTCATCTTTGCTTTATCTGATTGATATTGCTTTAATCGGTCTTTATATAAAAGACTCTGTCACAGTGGCAGTTTACAAGGTTGCCACAACTATCCCGAACGCTATGGTTTTTATACCATCGAGCATCATGGTTTTTATTTATCCGTATTTTGCGGAACAAAATCAAAATTTTGACTGGATCAAGCAAAAATACTACTCAATGCTAAAGGCCCTACTTCTTGTAAACGCGTTCATCAGTCTTTTGCTGGTTATTTTCGCGCCTTATATCATCTCCATTCTTTGGGGACAGGAATATCTGGACGCCGTAATACCGTTCCGTATCCTATCGTTCAGTTATTTTATATCCGCTTCATTCCGTATCCCTTGCGGGAATATTCTGGCGATGCTAAGAAAAGTAAAGGTAAATTTAGTTGTAAGCATTATTTCCGGAATTTGCAATATCCTTTTAGATATGGTTTTGATTCCGTATATGGGGCCAAATGGAGCCGCAGTCGCCACACTTTCCGTGGTGGCGATTTCCTCCGTTATCGCTTTTCCCTATTTGCTTTACTATATTAACAGTAACATCTCTGATTCTAGAAAGGTCTAA